The DNA segment TCAGCGCAGTTAGTGCCTAAAGTTTTGTAATCACTTTTTGAACATTGTTTGGCAACTTCTAACTTTGTTTGACCATCTAAAGAAAATAACACTCCTTTAAATTGGATTGTGTCGTCGATACAAGTGGCCAATGCCCCAATAGGTGCGGTACATCCACCTTCTAATTTCTGTAGAAAAGAACGTTCAATATACGTGCAAATATCGGCTTCTGTATTGTTTAATTTTGAAGTCGCTTCTCTACTAAACGCGTCCTTTTCTAAAGCTACAATCACCATGGCGCCTTGGGCGGGAGCGGGTATCATCCAATCTAAGGATTCAAAATTATCAGGCAATACGTTTATACGTTCCAAGCCTGCTTTTGCAAAAATGGCACCCTGCCAATCGTTATCTTGGAGCTTTTGTAACCGGGTGTTTACATTTCCGCGTAAATTGACGACTGTGTGGTTGGGGTAGCGGTTAAGCCATTGAGCTTTTCGGCGTAGGCTACCAGTTGCAATGGTGCTGGGTTGTTCGGGATCGAAGTCGCCTTTTGTTACCAAAATATCCGTTGATGTTGCCCTTGGTAAAACAGCGGTTTGTACAATCCCTTTTGGTAAATGGGTAGGCACATCTTTCATGCTGTGTACAGCAATATCTACCGTTCCGTTCAGCATAGCAACATCTAGGGTTTTGGTAAAAATACCCGTGATTCCCATTTCATATAAGGGTTGGTCTAATACCAAATCGCCTGTAGATTTTACAGGGACCAATTCTGTTTTATATCCTATTTTTTCAAGTTGGGCTTGTACGGTTTTTGCTTGCCATAGTGCTAATTCACTGTCGCGCGTACCGATTCGGATGGTTTTATTCACGTTCACTTTCTTCTAACTGAAACATGGTTTCCAGCATCTGTAAGTGTTCTTCTGTCGAACCATTTGCTTGTTTCAGGTGGTTTACAACTTGGGTTGTTATTTTTTGAATGATTCGGTCGCTGATAATTTCAGCTTGCTCTTCATTAAAATCATTGAGTTTTTTACGGTGATAATCAATTTCACCTGCTTTAATTTCAGAAAGCTTTGTTTTTAAAGCTATTACCGTAGGAATAAAGTGACGATTACGCACCCAGATATTAAATTCAGATTCAATCTCGTATATTATTTCTTTTGCAACAGGTATCTGCTCGGCTCGATGTTGTAAGGTTTGGTTGG comes from the Marixanthomonas ophiurae genome and includes:
- the hemC gene encoding hydroxymethylbilane synthase, coding for MNKTIRIGTRDSELALWQAKTVQAQLEKIGYKTELVPVKSTGDLVLDQPLYEMGITGIFTKTLDVAMLNGTVDIAVHSMKDVPTHLPKGIVQTAVLPRATSTDILVTKGDFDPEQPSTIATGSLRRKAQWLNRYPNHTVVNLRGNVNTRLQKLQDNDWQGAIFAKAGLERINVLPDNFESLDWMIPAPAQGAMVIVALEKDAFSREATSKLNNTEADICTYIERSFLQKLEGGCTAPIGALATCIDDTIQFKGVLFSLDGQTKLEVAKQCSKSDYKTLGTNCAEEILNTGGKELMKVIKSEMEK